The following are encoded in a window of Streptomyces griseiscabiei genomic DNA:
- a CDS encoding PadR family transcriptional regulator encodes MPPVFAHGRLRLYLLKLLDEAPRHGYEVIRLLEERFQGLYAPSAGTVYPRLAKLEAEGLVTHTTEGGRKVYAITDAGRAELADRSGELADLELEIRESVAELAAEIRADVRGAAGDLRREMRAAASEARKGGGAGEGEHGPLGEFGAYADHESWRAAKEEMRRVKQEWKEQARRAKDESRRAREEAQRARRQAKEAQEHARTQAQEELQRIAKRVQDHVQDHFTRGDWPTGVREGLTELAKEFGEYGKDFGKEFGKDFGFGRPGAGRDRAGTHTGSGEPEYSTTPEEFPAAYEPAWAHETPTGDPARDLDRLLDRFRDDIRDAARDHGVTEDQLRDARRHLSTAAAHIGVTLRTPKG; translated from the coding sequence ATGCCTCCCGTCTTCGCCCACGGACGCCTGCGGCTGTATCTGCTGAAGCTGCTGGACGAGGCGCCACGCCATGGTTACGAGGTGATCCGCCTGCTGGAGGAGCGCTTCCAGGGCCTGTACGCACCCTCGGCCGGCACCGTCTACCCCCGCCTGGCCAAGCTGGAGGCCGAGGGCCTGGTCACCCACACCACCGAGGGCGGCCGCAAGGTGTACGCGATCACCGACGCGGGCCGCGCCGAACTGGCCGACCGCAGCGGTGAGCTGGCCGATCTGGAGCTGGAGATCCGCGAGTCGGTGGCGGAGCTGGCCGCCGAGATCCGGGCCGATGTCCGGGGCGCCGCGGGCGACCTGCGCCGCGAGATGCGGGCGGCGGCCTCCGAGGCGCGCAAGGGCGGCGGGGCAGGCGAGGGCGAGCATGGCCCGCTCGGGGAGTTCGGGGCGTACGCCGACCACGAGTCCTGGCGCGCCGCGAAGGAGGAGATGCGCCGCGTCAAGCAGGAGTGGAAGGAACAGGCCCGCCGCGCCAAGGACGAGAGCCGCCGCGCCCGCGAGGAGGCCCAGCGCGCCCGCCGCCAGGCCAAGGAGGCCCAGGAGCACGCCCGCACCCAGGCCCAGGAGGAGCTGCAGCGCATCGCCAAGCGGGTCCAGGACCACGTCCAGGACCACTTCACCCGGGGCGACTGGCCGACGGGCGTCCGCGAGGGCCTGACCGAACTGGCCAAGGAGTTCGGCGAGTACGGCAAGGACTTCGGGAAGGAGTTCGGCAAGGACTTCGGCTTCGGGCGGCCGGGCGCGGGTAGGGACAGGGCCGGAACACACACCGGCTCGGGGGAGCCCGAGTACTCGACCACCCCCGAGGAGTTCCCCGCCGCCTACGAACCCGCCTGGGCGCACGAGACCCCCACGGGCGACCCGGCCCGCGACCTCGACCGCCTCCTGGACCGCTTCCGCGACGACATCCGCGACGCGGCCCGCGACCACGGCGTGACCGAGGACCAACTCCGAGACGCCCGCCGCCATCTGTCGACGGCGGCGGCGCACATCGGGGTGACCCTGCGAACACCAAAGGGATAG
- a CDS encoding DUF4097 family beta strand repeat-containing protein, translating into MSEWSVAEPRKLTFDEPVTALHVRVVNGTVNVVGTDEAAARLEVSDVEGPPLTVTQKDGTLTVAYDDLPWKGFLKWLDRKGWRRSVLVSLAVPTGTRVEVGVVGATAVVSGLGGRTEVKGISGDTTLVGLSGPVRATTVSGNVEAQALTGDLRLSSVSGDLTVVEGSCPTVKADSVSGSIILDLDPTGGPTDIGLTSVSGEIALRLPHPTDAEVEAQTAGGTISNAFEDLRVSGPWGAHKVTGRLGTGNGRLKATTVSGSIALLRRPPAEDTPSWDGEAGEPPGASKSGSRSGSATERAPEAPPGAPPTPAPTARPGTMTDNPSDGPGDIPSTAPIDGSTATGTDSDSDTPAEAESAADRTIDKKVL; encoded by the coding sequence ATGTCCGAGTGGTCCGTCGCCGAGCCGCGGAAGCTCACGTTCGACGAACCGGTGACGGCACTGCACGTGCGGGTCGTCAACGGCACGGTGAACGTGGTGGGCACCGACGAGGCTGCCGCCCGTCTGGAGGTGTCGGACGTCGAGGGCCCGCCCCTGACGGTGACCCAGAAGGACGGCACCCTGACCGTGGCCTACGACGATCTGCCCTGGAAGGGCTTCCTGAAGTGGCTCGACCGCAAGGGCTGGCGGCGCAGCGTCCTGGTGTCCCTCGCCGTCCCGACGGGCACCCGTGTCGAGGTGGGCGTGGTCGGCGCCACGGCCGTCGTGTCCGGACTGGGCGGGCGTACGGAGGTGAAGGGCATCTCGGGAGACACCACCCTGGTCGGCCTGTCGGGCCCGGTGCGCGCCACCACGGTCTCGGGCAATGTGGAGGCACAGGCCCTCACGGGCGACCTCCGGCTCAGCTCCGTCTCCGGCGACCTGACCGTCGTGGAGGGCTCCTGCCCCACCGTGAAGGCCGACTCGGTGAGCGGCTCCATCATCCTCGACCTCGACCCGACGGGCGGCCCCACCGACATCGGCCTCACCAGCGTCTCCGGCGAGATCGCCCTGCGCCTCCCCCACCCGACCGACGCCGAGGTCGAGGCCCAGACCGCCGGCGGCACCATCTCCAACGCCTTCGAGGACCTCCGCGTCAGCGGCCCCTGGGGCGCCCACAAGGTCACCGGCCGCCTCGGCACGGGCAACGGCCGCCTCAAGGCCACCACCGTCTCCGGCTCCATCGCCCTCCTCCGCAGGCCCCCGGCGGAGGACACACCGTCGTGGGACGGGGAGGCGGGCGAGCCGCCAGGCGCGAGCAAGAGCGGGAGCAGGAGCGGGAGCGCGACGGAGCGTGCGCCCGAGGCCCCGCCAGGCGCTCCGCCGACCCCCGCGCCCACCGCCCGCCCCGGGACCATGACCGACAATCCTTCCGACGGCCCTGGTGACATCCCGAGCACCGCCCCGATCGACGGCTCGACCGCCACCGGGACCGACAGCGACAGTGACACCCCGGCCGAGGCCGAGTCCGCGGCCGACCGCACGATCGACAAGAAGGTGCTCTGA
- a CDS encoding Clp protease N-terminal domain-containing protein, whose amino-acid sequence MFERFTKDARAVVVGAVDHAERAHAGEVTEEHLLLSLLDREAGRASFALAALGLAETDRRTSVRRGLAEARRRGGLSRADMDALSGLGIDLSEIVSRVEEAHGAGVLEPGGSRGRSGWGRLSGHRPFTRDAKDVLTRSLRTAHAHRDRHIGDEHLLLALTIRPGVPAEVLADHGVTYEALERVLYGVGEAKAG is encoded by the coding sequence ATGTTCGAACGGTTTACGAAGGACGCCCGCGCCGTGGTTGTGGGAGCGGTGGACCACGCCGAGCGCGCCCATGCCGGGGAGGTCACCGAGGAGCATCTCCTGCTCTCCCTGCTGGACCGCGAGGCCGGCCGCGCGTCGTTCGCCCTGGCCGCGCTGGGGCTCGCCGAGACGGATCGCCGGACCTCCGTGCGGCGGGGTCTCGCCGAGGCACGCCGCCGGGGTGGCCTCTCCCGCGCCGACATGGACGCCCTCTCGGGCCTCGGTATCGACCTCTCCGAGATCGTCTCCCGCGTCGAAGAGGCCCACGGGGCGGGGGTGTTGGAGCCGGGCGGGTCCCGTGGGCGGAGTGGCTGGGGGCGTCTCTCCGGTCACCGGCCCTTCACCCGTGACGCCAAGGATGTACTCACCCGCTCCCTCCGCACCGCCCACGCCCACCGCGACCGTCACATCGGCGACGAGCATCTTCTGCTCGCCCTCACCATCCGCCCCGGTGTCCCGGCCGAGGTTCTCGCCGACCACGGGGTGACGTACGAGGCGCTGGAGCGGGTTCTTTATGGCGTGGGGGAGGCCAAGGCGGGGTGA